attgcaaaattgcaaactaaaatgatttcagtactattctgagtcaaaatgaaatgattgttttcctggttctggttgattgattttgattatcaataagaactgtatttgtgtattcctcacccatgtctgctcatgagtgaaactcacagatgaactgGACCTCCCCTCaactgtgcacaaccattccccataaaaagacaccaaaatggagcaaaaacacatttgtccacaatgccacgactactgcaaccagAGAGAGATTgggccattggcatgcttcaagctggacggagcagcCGATTGCCGATTAGCATGGTCCTGTGCAGTGGTTGTAATACatggtcgaccagatctgggtcggtcgttggaggagccggtggtttggtaacgctcagcaaggcgtccaacggtagagtggtggactccaaacaccctggctacaGCCCGTCTGCTCTGTCCATcttgaagcatgccaatggcccAATCTCTCTCcagttgcagtagtcgtggcattgtggacaaatgtgtttttgctccattttggtgtctttttatagggaatgttgtgcacaattgaggagaggtccaattcatctgtgagtttcactcatgagcagacatgggtgaggaatacacaaatacagttcttattgctaatcaaaatcaatcaaccagaaccaggaaaacaatcatttcattttgactcagaatagtactgaaatcattttagtttgcaattttgcaataactgtcatatttctgaaaaaatcgagaaaatgaaaatggtgcgtttcttttttccttgagtgtacatAAAacatgccaccggatttcatgtagctttaatacttaaggagctagatccagaagaaaaccgccattacgagaaatgtgattttcgtgaataactactgaactaataaggatataattatgaatccagttgctaatggtatgttttcatggtcaaggaatcttaaaatataggtaaaataaatatgggactaatatttatggtggaaatcacaatatgggggaattgtgcaaatctcatgcagtttgactcagggatttacaatggggtgttctatcaaatggcaaagactgatccggatctttcaaaaagttatggacagatttggatgaaaatttcaggaaatattgatactggcacaaggaacaaatgattaaattttggtggtgattgggggtggggtggggggggcactgatctgccttggcggaggtctgcgctctcagagtgcttttctagtttaatgatagattttactgaaagagTCCCCTTTTCtcaagttttgtctgttttttggtatgataaccatcaaatgtaatctcagcatgatgattaaagtacatgatcagtaaaataattataggaaaataccagattttcactgaaaaaatgcaaaaaaaaagagaggataatatgataagtggtgataaattacttaagaaaagctcaatagagagaaaaaaaataatttgggatctaacacaaaagtcgcactgggtctttatgggttaaacaaacatAATGGAAGTTACATTGAAAGGTGTTGTCAGAGCCGCTTCCTGTTTCTCATTGTTTCCAGTCATGATGCTAAACTAAGCTGAGCCTTTTCTAAATCCTGTTTGGTTCTTGATGCACAAACTTTACAGTTATATCAGTCCTCTCATCTCATTTCTTAAATAACAATCTCTCTAGTATTACATGCAAATACATGTATTTCACTGAAATAATTACCTCTACTCCAGTACATCTTAAAAAGAAATTCTTTTTTAAGTGACAAACCAcactttgtattttattttaacttttaaaacatttctacaGTTACTCAAAGGCTAAACTCctctgattttccctctgaatgACGTAATTTCACACAGTCGTTACACAAATAAGCATCATGTACAACAACCTTTACACTGATAAGTATTTAAACAGGCTATGTTCAAAGCAAATTCTATTTTTGATCATTCAGTTTCATTCAATTTATTAATAGACACTATGAATCAACCTGCCTGTGGTAACATCCCTAGGAAATTAATGGGTGCAGGTGTCAACTGGCCAGTACTTTATGTAAGTTATTTGCATCATTTTCACTTTAACTGTTGATGagtttgttttaacccataaagacccagagttacttttgtggcagttcccacatgaattttcctcaatatttaatcttttttaagtgatttaacaccacttattgtaatattatgttctttattttgcatttttccagtaaaaatctgatattttccacgatttaacttactgatcatgtagatggtcattaaagctcagattaaagttgagggttattgtatcagaaacacagagaaaactgaagaaaaactgactttttcagcaaagatatcattaattgaacataaaaacaagtgggtccatccatgggttttactggtgaatcaattttgatgaggacagtgttttcacgttcactacggagcctctgaacatctaaatgggtcatatctgatgaccatgaaaaaatgataaactgtattttacaccaattatttacaggtattgataggattagtggatctacaggtattaaacagtttatatcagtagatgcttttgtttgccagttactgtttgggtctttatgggttaaaaaacaaacaaacagtgtatTAGCTTTGGTATTGCTATGAATGTATTGCAATTTTTACTTGTAATGGAGGATATTGGACAGTGTTGTAGAGCCTCAGGGTGAAATTATACTGTCAACTCTAGTTTATTTGTGTAGCCCAGAAACACAAATTTAAAAGTTGCCTCACAAGGATTAAGTCACAACCACTCTGTATTCTACAGATGCACATAGTTTCTACAGTGATGCATATTGAAGATTGTGCAGAAAACAGCGTGTATCTGTACTTTTGAGCAGTACGTAGCATATATTTTGCATTAATGTCTCTTTGGGTTACTGGTTGCTCTCAGAGAATCAGTCTTTGTGCAGCGTCCCACATCTGCAGCTCATTTCAGGGTGGTGTTTTCAGGCTGAAGGGGGAGCGTAGCATCAGACCATCACAGCATCCAGCTCTGTGTTTATCTCTGCCTCTCATACAAAAGCCTGCAGTTCCTGTCCGCTTAGCGCCTCAAATCCACAATCTACACTCCCAATCTGCTGTCCTATACCCCTCACTGCCAAGACATGGTCCCCCTTCTGTTTATGCCATAATGAAGAGGATCTCTTTCTCATGAGAGAGGGAGAGCTGTGTTTCCTGACAGATGCAAGTAAATCAACGGGGCTCCGATTAATTAGCCACAATCTGGAGAACAACCACAGTTACAGGAGCTTGTTTTCTCTTTGCCCTCTAGACCTGAACACACTAGGAACCATCTGCTGCTGGCTCACTAAAAACACTCATTATTACATGATTTCCTTATCTATGGCACAGCCTAGTGGACAGTTAGTGTAACTGAACACATTTGGAACACACTTCAAAACAGTCATTTGATGTCAGCATGAACATTAGCAAATGCACCTAATTTGATCAAATCCATAATCAATGTAAAGTTACAGCTTCTTGTGAATATAGATGTCAACACTGCTGTGAAATGAGCCCAAGTTACACTGTGTGAAGGAATGTGTCCGTCTTCTGGTGAGGTCGCAGAAGATGCCTCACTTTTAATGAATGTAATGACTCAATGTCTGTGTCTACAAGGTCTGTAGTTGTgtgtctttatttgtaattttagaAACAATACTTGGCATGATTAGCATTTCTTCTCATGCAACAGACTAAAAATGAAGatatgtacactgttgcccatgacaTTGGAATAAAGCATAGATAGTAAATAAATAGTTTTAACTCTTCTcaggaaatgattgtgacaatgtaatTCATTGTTAATAAAGTGTAATTGGGACacagtatgtgatcattgcaccaggtcaaaggtgattacagaTGTGCATGCATAGGAATAAAAAGGAATGAGTCTCAAAACTAAATTATTAAagctttatgagcaacagtgtagaTACAGCAGGTTTAAAAACATGTTGATGGACATAAACTCTCAGTACAGTGCAAGTGCATGGTCATCTCTATTGATTGTTTAAATTGTTCTACTTAAACATCTGAGAATCCTTCCTGCTTGATGAGATATTTAAACTTGTTTGTGTGGAATTAAGTTAAGCGCATTGTATTTGTCAGTACCGGTGACTTAGATGCAGATCAcatcacattttatgaccaattcataTAGAAAACTGAATTTTCAAAGGGTTCACATACTCTGACCAATATTCCCATCATGATGGTTTCTATCTACAGAGTAAGCTACTGAATTTACATGAACGATAAAGCAAAACATTTTCTCTGTAGTAGAAATGATGCTGTGGCGTAAAGATATGTGGTGGAGTATTCTCATTGTAGAGACATTTAAGCTTGGCATTTATGTGATCTTCAGGTTTTAGTATCAAAGTCTGCCAGATACAGTATGTTACAGCTTTGAGCGAATACAATTTCTAAAACAGCAATGGAAACAGAGCCATAATTCCCGAATAGTGTTTCCAGTTACTCTCCCGTCAAATGAGAATACATGTTCTCAGGATGAAAAATCTATCATGTCCTGTTCTTGGCTGTTTGTGTTTACAGGAATGAGTCGGCAGCACAGAGGACATAACACCCCAAAAAAATCATGACACCAAACACGTCAATGGCAGAATTTATTCAATAAATCAACGTTTATCATATTCAGAGCAACAGTATGTACAGTTTAATAAGATTCCTATTTATGACACTATTTATGgtgtaatgtgtgtttttgtagCACCTTAAAGACATAAATCAGAGTATTCTATACAAATGAGCAGGTTCAACCTGACTTTATTCACTTTAATGAGACAACACTTCGACCCAGAGACCCTTTAAGAGCCGTTTAATCTGATAAACCATGAGGAAACCAGTCTGTTGTTCAACCTGAAGTTCAACATTCCTAATTTGGAGGACGCACCATCTCTCATCTTAGATAAGTAAACATTCCCTGCATACCTACCctcctctctttgtgttttttccagcTCCTCCTGCACACTTCTAAAGTTTGTGCTGTTAAACCATCCATGTTTTGTCGGGGTTATTTTAAGCCTCAAGCAGAAACCCGTCTGCATCAGGGTCAGATATTTTAGCAAATCTTAAAGGCAACGCTGCATGAGAAGACGTGCTGCAGAGGCCAGAGATATGTGCTTTTGGATTATTTACATGCCATTATGATGAACAGCCTGCCTTCATCCATCAGAACTTTGTCCAGATTCTTATAACGATGAATGATTACTTTCAAGGAATTTATATTTCGATTAAACAAAAAGCAACAGCGTGGCATGTTTATGGAGTGAAGCAGATGAGCTCCGTGTTCATGCCAGCATAGTGCAGCTCAGGCACGTTAACAGGGAGGAAGTGTGGAAATCCATAATGAGCACAGCCAATAAAACTCAAATGAAATATAGATTTTGAGTACTTTTCTTTCAAAGAGCTGTCaggcaaactgtaaacacatAGATGCATCGGAGCTGACAGGTGTACTCCAAATAACTGAGCAACTCCTACTACGAATAGAGGAGTTGAAGCTTGTGAACTCAGCATGGGGGATATTTATGCTCCAGGAGGTTATAATATGTGGTGTTTTTCAGCCGTTTCCTCATTTGAAATGCTTCATCTCAAAGCTGAAGAGTGTTTCTGTATTGACTCTGACAGTTTCAGCCCCAGCAGCACAATGTCAAATACCACATATACAGGTATATTAGACATTTACTAAGATGAAGTGACATCCATCTTTACTCTAAGACCTCTCTCCAACAACTTGTGatgttatttatatttaaacCTTGCAGAgaattgtcaaaactgtgaagCAGAAAACGCTGGGTTTAGATTGAGGATGTCTATCAGTTTGTGGGTTTATATCTTCTCGATGAATTACAGTTTGAACACAGAAtttgtgtcatgtggctccttaTGAAAGGCAGACAGCATCTTAGTCTTAGCAGGTAATCTTAACCTCTGTCTCAGTGTTTTCAGACGTTTTCAGTGACAAACTAACTGTTGAGCGGCACAAAGCAGAGACACAACTCGAGGCTAATATTCTAGACTGCATCTTCGATCTGTAAATGTAATAAAGCTCAGAAACAGTGGTTTATTCTGCTCTTCTATGCTTCATTACAAATAGAGTTACATTCATGTGGGGAAACGTCCTCTTCTTCTGGTCTGTTAAACTTTGTCCTGACAATTTCTACAAGAACTAAAATTTCCTGTTAAAGAGAGGGTACACTTTGTtgttcaaaaaacaaaaagaaaaatgtcccGTCTTCAAGCAGTTAATACTGATTTATTGCAGTAATCATTTGtgggtgtttgtgtatttttagttgACAAGGTTATAACATTTTTGTCAACTTGGCATAATTACATTCAGAGTAAAGTCACTAAAGATGGccgttttatttatttcttaagtTGACTGGACAAGACGCCATCATTAACACATACCCTCCCCCCaaaccaaaatgaaaataataaaaaaaaatataccatTTTAATTCCAAAACACTTTTTTAGACTGTCTTTAACATATGCAGCACTTGGGAAGAAGCTCTGTTATAAACATTAGTCCTGCATCTCTATGACGTGAAATGTAAATCACCTCTCAACCCAAATAAATATTAGTCATCTATTaaaaaacatgttgaatatgCTTAACATTGTGACTAATAAACTATTTATGTAACTTACAGTTGAATTTAGGagaaatattcagaaaaattgaGACATAGAGCATCCTGGAGTCAAAGTAACTCACACACACTTGCTCACTAAAGACTAACACTTTTGACATCAGCATAATCATCATAATTCAGTTTGTATTAAGTAGTTttcatcagtaaaaaaaaaaaaaaaaagtagggcaAAAATGACTCATTCAGATCATCTTAGAAAGGAGAGAAAACACCTTTATGTTAATGAATGTGTTTGGTTGAAGGGGATATTTGAAACCCCCTCATGTGATGTGTTGCGCTTTGCCTTATTCTCCGGTGATCTGGGATCATCAGCACCAGATAAAGGCTTCACAGACAGGGTTTGACCTGATTCAACCTCCATGGATGAATGAAAGTTATGAAACCTCAAAACAGGTCAACTGAGAACACAAGTAATCTAACGCACATTGAGGAATTCATAAACAGCTTCCTGCACCTCTTGCTATAAATACCGACACCTCATTGAGCTCTCTGGGTCGTCTCTATAAGCAGATTTAGTGGAGCATCAGACACTAAGCTATAAATACTCTGCCAGCTTCACTGTCCCCTTCAAACTTCAGCCTCTGTTTAAAACAGTCTGTCATCAGGCGTGGAGTGGGAATCACAGGAATCTGACATCGAGTGAAAGTGCATCTGGATAGTGTCACTGTGACAACAACACTGTTTGGTATTCCTGCGGATGTGACATCTCACTTTATATTTTAATGACTAATCTTCATTTACAGTAGTTCACAGCCTTGTTCATATTTTCCCAGCAAATCCAGGATTTGATCCAGTAAAAATTCAACATCCATCTATGTTTATTTCTTAACAGAAGCTCAGTGTTCCTGTGCAGCATTAGCAATGTTCCTATTTATCTAAAGGGCAATTATTGTTAAATTCTATTTAAGACTTTATAGCTGCAATTTATAGTTACAATTACACACAGCAGGCTCCAACAgataactaaaaataaaatatgtataaaGCTTCACACAGTTATAAACTCCAGCAAGTGACTGTGACAGTTTATACTAAAGTAAATCACAGGGAACAGAGATGAGCAAAGGCTTTTCTGCAGCTGAGGATGAGGCTCAGTGTCCATCTCTGACCagtttattaacaaaaatactATTTAAAAAACAGTAGATTAAGGATTAGAGCAACCTGATAGACTGGGTATTGACATGCAGTAAAATTTTGTTGATAAAATCACTAAAGTGTGAAGTTTTGATAAAGGACATTCATTGTCTGGTCACATTTGGTATCTTGTTTAGTTTTGCTCATTTGACATTTTCCTCAtctatttaaaaatgtttaagaCTTAAAGAAGTTGCTTATAAGACAAAAAACACTTGGGATTGGCACAAAACTCACTTATATTAGTCTGATATATTGGTTATATAAGCACTTAATGTACTAGTtgtaaaattattgaaaatgtCTACAAACCCAGGTCTGACCAACAATTTCACCTATTGTATGATTTTTGTAAAAGTTAGACGTGGCAGTCAAGAAACATGTTatagaaaaaagtaaataaaactgaaGGTGTACcttaattcatgtttttatactTTATAATAGGTAAAACATTCAAAATGTTTTGCTAATCCAACATATTCACTATCAGTGACTATCAGCCATGTTGTTCGTTCATGAAACACTGTTTTTCTTTTCGTTCGCTCTGACATTTTTTGCATTCTTATACCAGTCATTTAAGGTCTGCATCAAACTAAATTGTCTGCATTCATGTATTGTAATTTAATCAGCAGAGTTCAGAAAATGCTTCATCTTAAATAGAGTTGCTGGAAAGATCCTCTGTTGTGACCCCATGTTACTTCCCCTTTGTGAAATGAAGTGCGAGTGCAGTTTTAAGAACAGATGTGTAAGAACAGTGTGTGTCACCAAACTGTGTCTAATACCAGCACCACCTtccctgtgttttgttttttctcagaattgtgCACCAGCCAGGTCTTCAGGTTTTCCCAGGCATCACTCACTGATAGCAGAGGTAGCTGATGATGAGTTTTGGTATCTCCAGTTGACCTATGACCTTTAGTGCTCTGGTGCCAAGCTGGTTCCTCACTGCCAATCTGCTGAGCTGCTGCAGACTCATAGGAGTGGctacagacagaaaaaacagatgGAAGAGTTCAAGAGGTAGTGTGGCACAGTATTTCTTAATGAAGAAACAATATGAAAATGATAATGGGCTAGAGAAAAACACACTGAATCTTTAAAGAGGCCAAAACATGGAACGAGGACGTTAAAATGTTCATGTCTGTGAACTGTAAGTGACGCTCTGAGCTTCATGCTAAACATCTTTATTAGAATTCAGTATTATTTTAGCAGCTTAATCTTGTCAAACACTACAATCACTACAAAGCGATGATTTTATGGTGGCTGACCAATGAAAATGAGAAAACAGGTCTTTGCTTGCCATCTGCTGGTGCAAAACTGACACTACACTGTGGTACAGGTTTACAGAAAACAACATACACTTTAGCATCTTGAATACTTACTCTCATAAAACCGTAGGCAGACAGCAGATGGAGAGCCTGGTACGGTGTAGTCCACAGGCCTCCTGTCATGTTGGTCTCTAGCGTAGAGGTTGGCCCCAAACTCCACCAGTATTTCGATCATGTCCACTTGCATGTTTTTAGCAGCGTGGTGCAGCGGGGTCTCATGTAGCCTGGTAGAGTTTACTTTAGCCCCTAAAAAAGGACAATAATAGGGGTGTGAGCCTCCTGGACCTCACGTGTGTTGTACATTTCACTTTTCAAGAGGGCACTGATATCTACAGTATTGTATCATTAAGTATCCCTTCTGAAGATACTAAGCACATCAAAGAATTATGTGTCTATGAAAAATTAAGTGTCTGTTGTATTTTTCCATTCAAAAAGTAAAAAGATGACATTATATCATAAGACCACACACTGCTGTAAATTTCTCTAAAGGCTATTGTCCATGAGAAAAACATTACTAAcagattttttacatttatatgtaagtttttacacaaTAACTTTCTCACTCTTATCAGGCACGGACAATAGGCACTGACTCAGAGAGTTTGTTTTCCTCATTTACCATGCATTTGTACATAAAATTTGGCTAAAGGCTTAAATTATATGCTTGTAGGTGTTTGTATAGTTATTATTAATGTACAAACTCTACCATGTACTCTGTGGAAGGCGATTATATCTAAAAAAACTAAAGGCATCTTGCACTATGTTTCCTTACTTGTTTCATGCTGACACTTGCCTGCATTAAGCAACACTTTAACACAGTCTATGTGTTCATTAACACAAGCGACATGCAGCGGTGTCCCGTGGTAAAGGTCATATGCCTCCAGACCAGCACCCATGGCAACAAGGAGCTTCACACAATCTGATTTTCCTGAAAAATTAAAGCATAACATTACTGCACACAACtcacagcaaaataaaaataaacatcagGCTTAAAAAGGACAGTTACTCAATTTCCAGAAATGAAAACCAGTGTAACTTGAGTAGGGGTGCTCACCTCCCATGCAGGCCTCATGGAGGGGTGAAGCTGTGCGAGAAGTGAGGGCGGGGTTGGCCTTGGCACCGTGCTCCAGCAAAAGCCTCACACACTCCAGACTACCAGCTGAGCAGGCATCACACAGTGGAGTACTACCATCAACGTTCCTCGCATCCACCTGAGATGCATCACAGGTTTAACAACATTTAGAATTTTAACAAATGAAATGTGTAGAACCTGTGCAAACCAGTGAGTATCAACAAAAAAGCAACATCTTGCTGCACACAAGCACTGAAAAATATCTTGAACCATAATACATTATATCAGATGGTGTGAGGTGTTTCTGCCTGACTCACCTGCGCTCCAGCGTCCAACAGCATGCGAACACACTGGACCTGTCCATGGAGACAGGCCTCATGAAGCGGCGTGATGGAGTCCACAGCCACGACGTTGACTGAAGCTCCACTCTGGATGAGGTTCTGCAGCTGGGACACCTGGCCCTGGGAGGCTGCTTTATGCACCTCTGTTCTCTCAGACCAGCAGCCTGCACATAAACAGTCAAACAGAAACCTCAGTTAGACACTAGCACTAGTGTTGCTCTTGATGTTCTTAGTAAACAAAGGatgataaaaaagtaaataaagcaTCTAAATTGATGttcatatttttgtattatagtgAGTGTTCAGTCTGTTAAGTTGTCTTTTTAACAATAAACCACATAGATCCATGGTTGAACAATATACaatgttacatttttttgtggaaatggtaaatttcacagaaaaaaatacatgtaaattttAGTGTGTTGTGTCCCAACAACCAAGTTTAGACTACAAAGATCTCTGTAGAACTAGTTAGTTCATTAGTAGTGGTATATTTTGATGCATTTTACTTTCATCAACTCCTGCCATCTGGATATTGTACTTGTACACGCTGTTATATCAATAATACAATATTTTTGGTAGATTTACTCATTAATAGTATGGAAAGAGGGCATTTATTAGCTAACATGAATAGCTATGATTCCATCCATTTATGAGAGGTTAATTACTTTACAATCCATATACTAAAACACATTTAGCCATGCATCCTATGGAGACTCCATGTACATTTAATGAAGGCAAAAACACTGTACTCTGCCCTTCTGTAGACTGCGCCCTCTAATATTACACCTTTTTCATCAACAAAAAGCTATTGCTACACACCTTCAGCGGATAAACATGAGACTAGCAGTAAAATCTGCTTGCAAGTTCTGCTTCTTCATGTAAAACCTTGGATGTCATCAGCTAGCTAAAGTAAATATGGCATCAAATAGTTAGCATTCCAGCTGACGTATAGCCCGTCCATAACATACATGCCGACGTCAAACTAGGTCAAAATCCGAAACAGCGCTTATCTATATCACCGGCCATGTTGTCTTTACGTTATACTCACCTATGTCTCCAAAGAAGTACGGCTGAGTACTTTCAATTTCCATCCTGTCTTCTTTTTCTCCCACTGCGAAATGTAACCGGCTAGCAGGGAGCGCGAGACACAAAATGTTTGTAAACAGCCGCGTCCTCGCACTGTTTACGTACAGCAGCAGTCACGTGACATACCAGGAAGTCCTTTTTAGCATGGTGGGATTTGCAGTTCACTCTGACACTTACTCTGAGACTTCATGTGGAGAAATAAAGGTGGTGTAAGTATTTAGGTTTTACTGGTCTTTTCTAATGCCAAGATGCAAAAATATTGCAACAGAAGTAAATTATGAGGTCTATAGTCAACACATAAAAGTATGTaaaagtattaacccataaagaaccagtggtACTTTTTTggttgttcccaaatgaattttcttatatatttaacctatcttaagtgtttcattaccatttattgtaatattatcctctttattttaaaggagtgatattttgctttttttaaaaaatggaattgtccattttaaaacatttccctatggtctatataaactgtaaatgctatgcttgggtctgtattcattcattaattcaactccacaggtccatcttcagccctatttctgagtaatgacaccagaaaggttgttttgagcgctggccctttaaatgcacatgagccacttcaccccccagcccttccaggttgttgactgtgctgctctgtcctgttcaaccaacaactgaacaattTAGATAATCGGCTCGAAATCTggacattttcagtatggaccacaaccgctgatgctgacaaacaattattgtggacacagagaaatgtttatcttaagtcttgaccttattagtgcaaatgttgtgacataactagttatagatgtaacaactTAATAggtaattaaaacaggttgtagaaatctacttgatttttggcaaaatgaatataaaaataactttacagcacctggagggttcaaattcaaactttttgaactattagggtctaaatacacaaataaatgtatcaaagactaataaaagtgggtttagcaaaatatgacccctttaagttttttcagcgtaaatcatgtatgttcctatatttaattccctgatcatgtagacattcataaaagctcagagtaaattcaaagattattataccaaaatggagaaaactgacagaaaaaagtgactttttcagtaaaatctatcattagctgaacataaaccaagtgtctccatccactgtcattgatcgaactctatgggttttactggtgaatcaatgttgtagaagacaatggtgtttccatggtaactacggagcctctgaacatccaaatgggtcatatctgatgaccatgaaaagatgacaaactgcattttacaccaattatttacatgtattgataggattagtggatcaacaggtattaaacagatcagtagatggttttggtcacccatggctatttgggtctttatgggttaaaatgcatgTGAGGTGTCAGTAGTAGTTATTAAGCAGCGAAATGGTTTTCCACTACATATGATACTGAATTGGATTTGTTTCACAATTACATTGATGTgttttacattttactgctgtttgtattCAATGTTGAACTCATCTTAACTAATTTACATATTGTGGGTATTTTACTTGAAAGCAAAGCATCAAAGTTTATGAGATGTTTATAgcatcatatacatatacactgttacccataaaattggaataattttaCTTTCAGGCACATTCCTCTTTCTGTTCCTATTTATACTCATCAGTAATTGTCTTTGACCAGgggcaatgattacatactgagtctcag
This region of Sphaeramia orbicularis chromosome 12, fSphaOr1.1, whole genome shotgun sequence genomic DNA includes:
- the LOC115430541 gene encoding ankyrin repeat and SOCS box protein 13-like yields the protein MEIESTQPYFFGDIGCWSERTEVHKAASQGQVSQLQNLIQSGASVNVVAVDSITPLHEACLHGQVQCVRMLLDAGAQVDARNVDGSTPLCDACSAGSLECVRLLLEHGAKANPALTSRTASPLHEACMGGKSDCVKLLVAMGAGLEAYDLYHGTPLHVACVNEHIDCVKVLLNAGAKVNSTRLHETPLHHAAKNMQVDMIEILVEFGANLYARDQHDRRPVDYTVPGSPSAVCLRFYETTPMSLQQLSRLAVRNQLGTRALKVIGQLEIPKLIISYLCYQ